In Bacteroidales bacterium, the genomic stretch TTTATCCTTATGCATTTGCTATTCTCTTTAAGAATAGCGAAAATGCAAATTGAAATCCGTTTAATTGAAAAACGCCTGTAACAAACTAAATTTCAAATATATCAAAGAACTTTTTTAGATTTTAATGGGACAGTAATGATATCTGTGCATTCATCATTTTTGCAAGACATTATATTACTTTTGTAACCCAACGGTAAGACCCGCAGTGGCATGATACAGAAAACAGATACGAACGTGATTATTGACCTGGGCAACACCCTGTTCAAAGTTGCAGTATTTGATAAAAACATTCTGCTCTCAATCAGGGTGTTTAAAAACGGATCGTACAGCAGGATCGGGAACTATCTAAAAGTGCTGCCACAACAAAGTTACTGTATCTTGTCCAGCGTTGTAAATTACCCGGATACACTGAAGGTGTTATTGAATGAACACTTTAAAACCATTATTCTGAATCCTGGAACAGCACTTCCAGTTGTAAATTCTTATAAAACTCCTGAAACACTGGGTAAAGACCGCATTGCAGCTGCAGTTGCAGCCTGGCATGCATTTCCGGGTAAAAATTTACTGGTAATAGATGCCGGCACAGCAATAACAATGGATTTGGTTACCAATGATGGCAACTTCGTTGGTGGAGCGATATCTCCTGGAATAGATATGCGATTTAAAGCACTTCACACTTTTACAGGCAAGCTTCCGTTAGTAAAAAGAAAGAACATCAAATACCTGACAGGTGCCACTACTGAAGAGTCCATAAGCACGGGTGTAATCAATGGAATTGCTGTGGAGATTGACGGTATTATTGATAAGTACAAGCTACTTTACCCTGATTTAACAATTATTTTTGGAGGCGGTGATAGCAAATTTTTGCATAAAAGATTAAAAAATAGCATCTTTGCACTCCCAAATCCGGTTATAAACGGATTACAAATAATATTGAACTACAATATTGAAAACGAAAAAATTCTTTAAGGTTTTTACGGTGTTGGCCTTATGCCTGTTTGCATTCACTTCAGCAAACTCACAAACCCGGATCAGTTCGCCTTATTCCCGCTTTGGCATTGGCGATTTGCACCTTTACAATCATACTTCTATAATGGCGATGGGAGGAACCAGCATTGGGCTAAACAACCCTCTGCTTGTGAATTTCAATAATCCGGCCTCTTATCATTCCATTGAGCCGAAATCTTTTGTGTTTGAAGCAAGTTTGTATAACAAATATGCCCGGCTCAGGACTGAAACCTTAAGCCAACGAAGCAATTATGCTACACTTGGCCATTTACTAATGGCCTTTCCGGTAACCAGTTATTGGAAATCGAGCCTGGGTTTACTGCCCTTTTCTGATATGGGATACAAGGTAGTTGACTCCCGCATTGATGAGCAATTCGGAAAAACAGAACACAACTTTGAAGGATCAGGGGGAATACACCAGTTTTATTGGGGCAATTCTGTTGGAATAGGCAAACGATTATCCGTGGGTTTTAATCTGGTTTATTTATTTGGAACCCTTGAAAAAAACAGAAGCCTTTCATTTCCCGATTCAGTGTTTATGCTTGGAACCCGCATTTTGAATACCACATCAGTTTCGGATCTAAAGCTCAACACGGGGATCCAATACAATCAAGCTCTAAATGATGATTACAGCTTTACGTTGGGTTTAACTTACAGCCCGGAAGCTAAGATTACCATTAAGGATAAGGTTCTTGCTTATAACTATTTTCCAGGTCTTACAGGTGTTGATAACATCCGGGACACAATTATTGACACACCCTCTTTGAAAGGAAAAATGGTATTACCATCTGATTTAGGAGCAGGCATCATGTTTCAGAAAACCGGTCGCTGGCTTATTGCTGCCGATTATACCTGGCAAAACTGGGAAAACTATACTCTTTTCGATCGCAGCGATTCTCTGAAAAACAGTATGGGAGTTTCTCTTGGAACTCAGTTTACACCGATTAATACAACTATTTCACCCTATTGGAAAAAAATGCGTTATCGCTTCGGCATCAGGTACTCTCAAACATACCTTGAGCTTAATAACAATCAGTTGAATGAATTTGGCATAAGTTTTGGTTTTGGTTTACCATTAAGCCGAACCAGATCAGCAATAAATCTCGGAATTGAAATAGGACAGAGAGGCACAACAAAGAATAACCTGATTGAGGAAACCTTTTTCAGATTCTCTGCAAGTTTCTCTATCCTCGACAGATGGTTCGAACAGAGAAGATATTTTTGATTTAAACAGAAAATTGCCAGCCAATAAATGAAAAACTGAGCAGTGAAATTCAAACCAATTATGAAAAAGATGATAAATATAAAAATCGTTGTCGCCGCCACAGGATTATTGTTAGGGTTAGTTTTTATGAAAGCACCTGTAAATGCCCAGGTAGGTACAGATTACACACAAATAACCGGGCCAAAGTACGGCGAGGATAGCGCAACCTGCGTTATCAACCTTTCTCTTTACCGCGAATTTTACAGGCAGTGGCGTTCAAGTGGTGGAACAGGAACAGTAATTGAAGATGCCATCAATCCGTGGAGATGGGTTTTTCTAAACTGCCCGCTGGCCAGCGAAAATACATATATTGATGGTGTAAACATTGTAGAATATCTGATTGCAAAAGAAAAAGATCCTGCATTGAAAGAAAAACTTATTGATACCTTAATGATGGTTTACGATCAAAGGATTCGTGCCGTTGGAAAAGAAGGCTACATTTTGGGTAGAAAAGGAGTGAACCTTATCTCTCATCGTCCGAATGCAAATGATGATTTATATGGCATTTTCCGGCGTTCAGTTGAACTTGCCGGCAACGATAGTGAAGCCCCGGTAGTCGCACAGTATTTTCGATATGCTGAAAGAATGGTTCGGGAAGAAAAAATTTCAAAAGATGAATTCTTTGAAATTTACGAAACCATGATTCAGATCATTGATTTCAACGTTGCGAAAAACCAGGATAACCAACAACAAATTTCTGTTTGGGAAAATATCAGGGGTTTCATTGAGCAAACCCTCGAGCCATACGCATCATGCGACGACCTCATTGCTATCTTCACCAGAAAAATAAATGAAAGCCCGGAAGATCTTGAGCTCCTATACAAAGTAATCAATCTTTTCGACCGCAAAGGCTGCACCGATGCCCCACTTTATTTGTCTACCACATTGAAAGCCTATGAACTTGATCCATCACCCCAATCAGCTTATGGAATTGGCAGGATGTATTTTCGGAACAAGGAGTACGCAAAATCTATTGACTTTCTTAAAGAAGCTGAAAAGCTTGAAAGTCCGGCCGATCGGGCAGATGGTATGATTCTGCTGGCAACATCCTACAAAGAAACAGGCAACAAAGTAAGAGCCCGCGAAGCAGCTTTGAAAGCCATTCAATCAAGGCCAACTGATGGACATGCTCACATCCTTATTGGTGATTTGTATGCAGCCAGCGCCGAGGAATGTGGCACAAACGAGCTCACTACCAACGCGGTTTACTGGGTTGCTGCCGACAAATACATGGAAGCGCGCAGGGTTGATGCTTCAGTTGCCGACGAAGCAACGCAAAGGATCAACATATACACAAAACACTTTCCCTCCATTGAAACAATCTTTTTTTACGGACATACCGAGGGGGAAGCATTCACGGTTGAGTGTTGGATTAATGAAAACACCACCATAAGAGCAGCCAAATAAAGTCATTATAAAAATGGACCCCTACTCCCATCCGGGACGAAGCATTAGAAATGTATTCTTTTACAGCATTATTATCCTGTGGATGATAATGCTTTTTTCTTGCGAGAATGATATGGCCCTCGTAAACGAGATGACTAAGCGCGATACATTGCCTGTGGTATCTTCATATAATATTGCAGTACATTACAGCGAAAATGGAATCCCGCAATTTATCATGGAAGCTCCCGTGGCAAATTTTTACGCTGGTGAAGACCCACGTCAGGAGTTTCCCGAAGGTTTTTATGTGACGTTTTTTGATTCGCTCATGAACAAGAAATCTGAGCTTCTGGCTGACTATGGCGTGAGTTATGAAAAGCGTAAATTGATGGAAGCGCGCCGCAAGGTTATAGTGATCAATCATGAAAAGAATGAAAAGCTGAACACCGAACACATGATTTGGGATCAGGCAGAGAAAAAAATATTCTCAGATGTTTTTGTAAAAATCACTACACAATCCGATGTGCTTTATGGCGAAAATGGCTTTGAAGCACATGAATCATTCAATGATTGGGTAATAAGAAAAACCTCTGGTGAGTTTGAAATTGAAGATGAGAAAGGGCAAAACCGCTAAAGTTGAACCCACAAGCCGGATGCTAACTTAAAAAATTAATGGATAGTTATACACTTATTCTTTCCGCTCTTCTGCTTTCTGCCTTTTTTTCAGGTATGGAAATCGCATTCATCAATTCAAATAAACTGAAGATTGAGCTTAATAAAAATAAAGGCATGGCTTCAGCAAGATTGATTTCAGACTTCACAAAAAAACCATCGCACTTTCTTTCGGCTATGATGGTCGGAAATGTTATTGCACTGGTAATGTATGGAGTTGCCATTGCCAATAAGCTTGATCCGTTTTTAAGACAGAACCTTTCTGCGAGCCTTAACAATGATGTTTCAATTTTCTTGTTGCAAACTTTTCTCACGACATTGCTTATCCTGATTGTTGCAGAATTGTTGCCAAGAATCCTGTTTCGCATTAGCTCAAATGCCTTGGTTACCTTTTTTGCGATCCCAATAAGTGTCTTTTATTATCTCTTCTTTCCGATAACTTTAATATTTAATGGTGTATCTGAATTTATACTTAAGTACATTTTTCGAATCAAAGTTTCTGGAAAAGAACATGAATTCAGCACTGTTGATCTTGATAACTATGTGCGTGAGCTTGACAACAAGCAACTTGACGATAGTGAAGTAAGGCAGGAAATTCAAATGATCCAGAATGCAATGGAATTTCACAATGTAAAACTACGGGAATGCATGGTTCCAAGGAATGAAATTGTTGCCATTGAAGAAAATGACCCGGTTGAGGAGCTGGCATCAGAGATGGCAGAAACTGGCCTTTCAAGAATTTTGGTTTATAGAGACAGTATTGATAACATTATTGGTTATGTTCATTCATTCGACCTTTTCAGTAAGCCCCAAAGTATACAGCCG encodes the following:
- a CDS encoding type III pantothenate kinase; this encodes MIQKTDTNVIIDLGNTLFKVAVFDKNILLSIRVFKNGSYSRIGNYLKVLPQQSYCILSSVVNYPDTLKVLLNEHFKTIILNPGTALPVVNSYKTPETLGKDRIAAAVAAWHAFPGKNLLVIDAGTAITMDLVTNDGNFVGGAISPGIDMRFKALHTFTGKLPLVKRKNIKYLTGATTEESISTGVINGIAVEIDGIIDKYKLLYPDLTIIFGGGDSKFLHKRLKNSIFALPNPVINGLQIILNYNIENEKIL
- the lptC gene encoding LPS export ABC transporter periplasmic protein LptC, producing the protein MDPYSHPGRSIRNVFFYSIIILWMIMLFSCENDMALVNEMTKRDTLPVVSSYNIAVHYSENGIPQFIMEAPVANFYAGEDPRQEFPEGFYVTFFDSLMNKKSELLADYGVSYEKRKLMEARRKVIVINHEKNEKLNTEHMIWDQAEKKIFSDVFVKITTQSDVLYGENGFEAHESFNDWVIRKTSGEFEIEDEKGQNR
- a CDS encoding HlyC/CorC family transporter; this encodes MDSYTLILSALLLSAFFSGMEIAFINSNKLKIELNKNKGMASARLISDFTKKPSHFLSAMMVGNVIALVMYGVAIANKLDPFLRQNLSASLNNDVSIFLLQTFLTTLLILIVAELLPRILFRISSNALVTFFAIPISVFYYLFFPITLIFNGVSEFILKYIFRIKVSGKEHEFSTVDLDNYVRELDNKQLDDSEVRQEIQMIQNAMEFHNVKLRECMVPRNEIVAIEENDPVEELASEMAETGLSRILVYRDSIDNIIGYVHSFDLFSKPQSIQPLIKPIIIAPETMTANKILTTFIQQHKSIALVVDEFGGTSGIVTMEDIIEEIFGEIDDEYDKEEKTEKQVSDNEFIFSGRHEIDYLNGKYMMELPESDDYETLAGLILHYHEDIPAIGEEIQIGKFAFIILQATNTLIQQVQLKILDGS